From the Glycine max cultivar Williams 82 chromosome 11, Glycine_max_v4.0, whole genome shotgun sequence genome, the window TTCATGAAGTCCACTTGCAAGAGCGATGCTGCGGCGGATCCTCCGACGACACAGTCGTCGCTGTTGTTGTTGAAACATTCGTAATTCAAGTGGTCCTCCTCCGACGACTCCGAACTAGGATTAATGTTCGAGGTTTCAGAAGGTGGGTCACTCTTACTTTGTTCCATCGTTTTCTCTTCTGAGTCTGCAGGCATCGTTGTTATCTCTTCTTCCTTCACCGAAACACCGCTTCCTGCTGTGTTCTCTTCTTGCAGCAGCCTCGATTTCAATTCCTTTATCTGCAAACACAATCCAATTTCAAAATCCACTCACTCTCAACTAACACTATATACACTATGAGAGTATTGAgttgattgagttttttttagatCACGGTTTTACACTTAATTTAGAgataatcaaatataaatttttcttgttaaataAATCGTTTCTCAACAaaagtttttctttattattaaaaagaaattagattAAGAGAAGAAAGCTCTTAATTAGAAAACTACTGATCATTTCAAGCATGAGGTTAAATCCATCGAGCATAGTTTCTAGATTGAAAGGCACGAcccagaaaaaaaattaataggaaAATTCAGCATGAAGTTTGTTTTCTCACTCAAAATTCAcctatactttttaatttaaaattaattagactCAAAATCAATTCTTCTAAATATTATACTATGTTGTATTATTATTCTACCTGCTTTCGTAAGGCTTCGTTGTCCTGATTGAGGGTGCCAAAGTTAAGCTTAAGAGCATCATAATTGGCTTTGAGGACACCATAATCTCTCTCCAATTGTTTGGTTTTCCATCTGGCTCGGCGGTTTTGGAACCAAACGGCTACTTGTCTAGGTTGCAACCCAAGTTCTTGGGCAAGCTTGACCTTCCTCTCAGGTTCAAGCTTGTTTTCAACCTCAAAGTTCTTCTCCAAAGCCTTCACTTGTTCCACACTTAGTCGACGCTTCTTCTCAGATTGATGCCCCGGTTCTTCAACACACCCTTCCTCGTCGAGTCCGTCCAACATCGATCGGAACTCCCTGCCATACATGTGGTGGCTGTTCCTCGGACTATGTTCCTCTAAACCAATGCAAATTAAATCAGACATCATCATTATTAGTATAACCAACATAAAACATGGATCTTGGATCTGTGtctgaattttaaaaaacaaaaaccaatatttaaaaagtgtgaatgaattaattaagcACCTGTTGATGATGATGGAAAAATTGTCATGAGGGCAGTGGAAGAATCTGAGCTGTTAAGTCTCTTCATGAGTGGGAAAGATGGGATCTTATTGTtgttagaagaagaagaagaagaagaagaagaagaagtaagcCTTTAATGATTGATCCACTTTATTGTTGTTAGCAGTCAATGTCGTCTTTAAGATCTCTCCAAAGAAAGCTGATGAGAAGACAAGGTTTTTTTCACTCAAAAGGAACCATCGAAAAAGAACTGCTAGTCTCGTGTATTAAATTACAGCACCAATATTTACAGTCTTGTAAGCAGCTATACAAGTACCATTTATCTCCATCAACACCCCTTTGTCCTTGCTTTCTCACCACTTCTTCTCCCTCTTCACCCatcaaataattcataaaacaCAAAACAATACCAAACAGATTTATctctacacaaaacaaaacaaaataaaaagcacAACAAGAAGCTACTAATTTTTCCTTAGGTGAATCATTCTACATGGTTAAAAAGTAAGAGAGAGTACAAGTATTGGTTCTTCTACGATGATGAGGAAACTAGCTAGAGAGTGAATGAGAGGGAATAGTGAAAGGTTAGAGAATGAGATATGAATAATGGTGGTGTGGTGGGTTTGGAGTGAGTGATGAGTAGTTTCACATCCCGGTAGAGTTTCTGAATTGCACTCGCTTTATATAAACCCAACCGGGGTTAGAATCTGACTGGGGTTAGGTGATGGGTTGCTACTGCGGTtagctttcaaatgaaaatgaacCCAAATTCAATCCAAATGCAACTTTCGGTTCACCGGTGCTTCCGGTTTTTTCGACCGTTTAGTGACGGTGATATTTCTTCAGGTTAGACCCTAACAAGTacttaattaattgttaattggttgtatataaaatatattatgcgTGCATTCGTAAACGGCTCGGCTTTCGACGGCGCGGTCCCATGAACTAAGCTGGCCCAAGATTTGGGTTTCGTCAGCGTATCACGCTCCTAGcaggaaattttttttaagtattctgatttctgagagtgatattaacttattaaaaattatcataaaatagtttatattcaactaaatattaaaaaccATAGATCACTCCCTTGTCTGGTTGAGCGATGTATTACTTGAGATTCAGGTTTAATTTTCATGTTAGAGTAGAagttattacttattaatatCGCttaaattttcacttttttgaTCCAAGTTTTTTTTGGATTAGACACAAAACTCATTTTAGTCAGGGATGATTGATtatctttaatttgatttttctttttaattttttttcatctataagATTCAAATTCAAGATCTTATTTTTCGTTTTAATATCGCTTTAATTTTTCGTCTACGATACCTACTAAGGACAGTACAAGATCGTGGAGGTCAGTCTCAACCCATCTCTTGTTGGTAtgataaaatacaataatgttTTCATGATAAACAAgaatctctaatttttttttacaacaaatgCTATCTTTAAAattaggagaaaaataaaaagaaataataaaacctagtttttttttggtttagacctattttatgaaaataatttcgCTCGAATCTTGTTGGATAATTATGACAATAAACTTATCTTTCGagtatttaatttacttaagatTTTAACTCAACACATTCGGTAACAAGGCCGTGCCAAACGATTTACATTCACACGATGATATAACAAATACAAGTATAATTgtaaaagtgaaatagaatacATTGTTTAATAGATagaaataacagaaaaatgaatagagaaaaaatatttctccttatttaaaTAAGacagaaaattaaacaaataaataaactacttatataaaaaaatatttttatactaattaagaaaataaagttaactaaaattttaaacactTTATTCTATTATGTTTTTCTTAACGTTAAATTACTtcatctcataaaaaaaaacatgaaataacttcatgaaattttaatagaatTTAAAGAGAGGAGGCAAGGAGTTGAAGATATTAATACGCTTGTTAATAAAGTTTTGTAAATATTTGAACTTATgggattttattaaaaaaatgtgtaatacatgtattataaaaacatatgatataattacataaattttttaagtataatttcctttaaaaaaagtgtaacttttttttattaaatattcgtTAGAcgactaatattttaattataaatatcatgGAAAAGTCCATgaattaagtattttaaatcCACTAAGTTGTGAAGATAGTTCATTTTCTTAATTCTGTTTTCACAACTTTAAAAATTTACGTCTGTAGATTTATAAGaatttttagctttagtttTCATATGagtgttttttgtattttttagtgtttcacaataattgtaaaatatattattatccatGAATATGAGCTTCTTTGAATTTTCTAAGTATTTAGGGATAAATTTACCATTTTGTCTCTAAGTTAAGTAATGGTTTAATTACCCATTTAAtctctataatttttaaatttattatttttaattcttatagttaataagtgatttttttagtttataaaatttatattttaattatcaaaaggTTTTTAtcgttaaaattttttaattaacgaacttaaaaaaattaacccttttaaaaattaaaatataaacttaaaaattaaaaaaattatttattaactataagaattaaaaaaaataaatttaaaaatgagtaatttaaccttaactaatttactaatatttaacttactaatatttaacttttttaagtcCTTCtttttgggaacttgttttaagTCAGTTTATTTAAGGAACTTGTTTTAAGTCCCTAAAAATTCAAGTTTGTgcctaaataaattatattaaataaatttaaatatttaaaatttaaaattccaattctatcctttatttaacatatatatttattttagacttCCACACTCGTCTTCAATCACTTTTTTCTActttataaattttcaaaaacgtACTAGTTTATTAAAAGCAATTTAATCACCTTTAAAATCTTAATCTTGCTGAACTTGAGTTAATATAAATTTGTGAGCCACTGTTTTGTTAAATACTTAATCTGGACAGTCTTTTCATAAATTATCCCAGTaaccacaaaataataattacatatttacaTTCTATTATCCAGCAACTTATTTTTATGGTTGATGTCTCTTTTTTATGTAAGTATTAATTTATCTGCTTAATCATACCTAGGGgtattatagaaaaaatagtttaaaaatcataaaatgactattattttggaataaaaacaaaagctgactattattttgaaattgagaAAGTATTAACTTCACTAGTTACAAAACTTATTCCTtgacaaaaaaatgttatttgtaAAAGATTTTGTAGTGTTTTCGCTTTTAAAAAAGCAAAGAAAACCCAATTTAAACCATTTTGAAGTAAATTggatcaaatttgattttaaaaataatatatttagatgataaaaataaattttatatatatatatatatatatatatatatatatatatatatatatatatatatatatataacaatttttcttCGAAAACAAATTCAATCCAATTATTGGAATGGTTGGATAGGACTTGGCTAGTTTAATATAGAAATTTAATTGGAGATggagataaagataaaaggatggaaatttgaaatgataaagagaattttttttttttggccacTTATGAAAGTAGTGTATAAAATGTATAtctaaaagtgagaaaaattgaaaaattttattgacagaataaaaaataagtgcCTCATTGTTTAAAGTGTGcattctaatttataatataaaagtatgttaaactttttttcctgaacacaaccataattataattattttacgtcacttaattacaaaattttgataCTACATTTCATAACTAAACTATGTAATAAATTTATTCctctaaaaaaatgtaataattttatacatagCCCGGGACTTATCTAAATTGTGAAGTTTAGGAGCAGCTTTTGTCACAAtataacacacacacatatatataaatattatcttaaaaatgcatacatataaatattgtcccacaatttaaaatttctgagTTCTTTATTGATTATAACTCGAGTACATGATGACTCATCGAGTACGATAAATCGTGGCTGAACATCAAGGGCATCTACAAGAGATTCCATAGAATATGGATGATGTTCAGCTTGCCAAATCATTATTTTGTTCTTTCTCAAGAAATAATAttgtactttttcttttcttattgtgACACATATTGTActtggattttaattttttttttcttaaatgttcgaattcaaagagag encodes:
- the LOC100781155 gene encoding homeobox-leucine zipper protein ATHB-6: MKRLNSSDSSTALMTIFPSSSTEEHSPRNSHHMYGREFRSMLDGLDEEGCVEEPGHQSEKKRRLSVEQVKALEKNFEVENKLEPERKVKLAQELGLQPRQVAVWFQNRRARWKTKQLERDYGVLKANYDALKLNFGTLNQDNEALRKQIKELKSRLLQEENTAGSGVSVKEEEITTMPADSEEKTMEQSKSDPPSETSNINPSSESSEEDHLNYECFNNNSDDCVVGGSAAASLLQVDFMKDGSSDSDGSSAILNEDTMYLPSSMNCFQFQKPYHHAQYVKTEEHNFLSADEACNFFSDEQAPTLQWYCPEQWS